Below is a window of Sinorhizobium meliloti DNA.
TGTTGCCGGCGATGTTCTCGCCACCAATCGCCGCGACGATGGACGCAGCCGTGTTTTCCGTGTGGAATGCGAACGGCGTCTCGCCACCCCACATGATCGCGAAGCGAGGGTTCACCTCCTTCGGAACCCCGGCGGCGAATTCCGCCAGGTGCTCGCGGAACTCCTTGTTCAACTGGAGGCCGCGCTCGGGCTTGCCGAGGATCTTCGAGAGCTCGGCGATCTCACGGTCGCTCCCGTCCAAAAGCTCCATGTTGTAAGCGACATAGGGGGCGATCTTCTCGAGGTGCGGCGCATTGCCGACGGTGTAGCGGCGGATGGCGACGATCAGGTCGGGCTTGGCTTCCGCAAGAAGTTCCAGGTTTGGCTTGGCCCGCTGGCCGATCTGCTTCATGCCCGCAGTCATGCCGAGGAGGAAGTCCGGCTCCCGTCCCGCCGTCATATAGGTGCTCGCTACGGGCTTGATGCCAAGGGCAAGAGCCACGTCATCCGCGAAGTAGGAGATCGAGGCGATGCGTTTCGGCTGAAGCGGTACCTCCACCTTCACGCCACGGTCGTCGGTGATCGTCAGTGTCTTGCTGTCCTGGGCGTGAGCGAGGCCTCCTGCCATCACTGCCAGTAGAGCAGAGAGAATTGCGATTCTACGCGCGTTCGCCACGGCGATGTCCTCCACATGAATGTCGACACCGCTTTAGCTATTAAAGAGGAGTCCTGCAATCCACTTACCTGCACTTCCGATCAATTCCGAGAGTCGCTTCCGCTTATGCGCCGGTGCGTTGTC
It encodes the following:
- a CDS encoding ABC transporter substrate-binding protein, with protein sequence MAGGLAHAQDSKTLTITDDRGVKVEVPLQPKRIASISYFADDVALALGIKPVASTYMTAGREPDFLLGMTAGMKQIGQRAKPNLELLAEAKPDLIVAIRRYTVGNAPHLEKIAPYVAYNMELLDGSDREIAELSKILGKPERGLQLNKEFREHLAEFAAGVPKEVNPRFAIMWGGETPFAFHTENTAASIVAAIGGENIAGNMTPGGEFGVDLSLETMLEKDPEVLFIYDSGPDRPHENNPIWQELTAVKNNRVFYVGDQWVETNGPIAREIVLREAAHYLYPDVFPAVDVKAEAARIIPAEAQK